In Maridesulfovibrio sp., the following proteins share a genomic window:
- a CDS encoding HDOD domain-containing protein: protein MAAQDLKTSVKGQILSTSDLPTLPSVLDEVTKLVDDPNSSTEQVAKVISQDQVLSAKVLKMVNSPIYGFPGRITTIQHALVLLGLNVIRGIIISTSVFDMIQQAMAGLWEHSIGCALASGAIAKAAGFEDPEEFTVAGLLHDLGKVVTAVQLPELNEAVRMTVREKDLTYYEAERHILGFGHDRINAWLARHWHLPPNVREAMTYHHHPDRAQFYQQTAAVVHVGDFLVRLFEYGNGGDDQISYFKPAAMKILKLKMKDLEPVMDEVSDKFMEISDLTF, encoded by the coding sequence ATGGCTGCACAGGATCTAAAAACAAGCGTCAAAGGCCAGATTCTCTCTACTTCGGATTTGCCGACTCTGCCCTCAGTACTTGATGAAGTCACCAAGCTGGTTGATGACCCAAACTCATCTACCGAACAGGTCGCTAAAGTTATTTCTCAGGATCAGGTGCTTTCTGCAAAGGTTCTCAAGATGGTCAATTCGCCCATCTATGGTTTTCCGGGCAGGATAACGACTATCCAGCATGCTCTTGTGCTTCTTGGCTTGAACGTTATCCGCGGTATTATTATTTCGACCTCTGTTTTTGATATGATTCAGCAGGCAATGGCAGGACTGTGGGAGCATAGCATAGGTTGCGCTCTGGCAAGTGGAGCCATTGCAAAAGCAGCCGGATTTGAAGATCCGGAAGAATTCACTGTAGCCGGACTTCTGCATGATCTGGGTAAAGTTGTAACTGCCGTGCAGCTTCCGGAACTCAATGAAGCAGTACGCATGACTGTGCGGGAAAAGGATCTGACATACTATGAAGCAGAGCGGCATATCCTTGGTTTCGGTCATGATCGCATCAATGCATGGCTTGCCCGCCATTGGCATTTGCCTCCCAATGTCCGTGAAGCAATGACTTATCATCACCATCCGGACCGGGCTCAGTTTTACCAGCAGACAGCAGCAGTGGTTCATGTTGGTGATTTTTTGGTGCGCCTGTTTGAATATGGAAACGGGGGGGATGACCAGATTTCCTACTTTAAACCCGCGGCCATGAAGATTCTTAAACTGAAGATGAAAGATCTGGAGCCGGTTATGGACGAAGTGTCCGATAAATTTATGGAAATTTCAGATCTTACTTTTTAG
- the dprA gene encoding DNA-processing protein DprA: MYSLREEYFACLALRYTPGLGPKSWSNILRYYDSAYAGLKDAANWHSLAFASEKSSASALNEEWRVKAEKEYRAACRLGFGILPWTHPLFPALLKELPDPPTCLYYLGDPQLLVNPAVAIVGARNSGRLGIEYGERLAADLSRSGITVVSGFAKGVDSCVHEAALQGVGSTVAVLGTGLDFDTYPVDSGWLRSRIVESGLMISEFPPGTKPFARNFPFRNRLISGLGLGVVVVEADIASGSLVTARLAGEQGREVMAMPGPSGDSNFAGCLKLIKEGATLVETAEDVLLNIRHMLETSVKKSGPAVTNDYSVKKTIKSCPQRSEIEIPKPAESLSVLDISALEPPECDIALALEKGGKMHIDEICRAAGLDVSIVGAMILGMEVKGMVVRFPGMYYDLKRC, from the coding sequence GTGTATTCACTCCGGGAAGAATATTTTGCATGCCTAGCTCTACGTTATACGCCGGGCCTTGGCCCTAAATCGTGGTCAAATATCTTACGTTATTATGATTCAGCCTACGCGGGGCTTAAGGATGCTGCCAACTGGCATTCATTGGCATTTGCATCGGAAAAGAGTTCTGCCTCTGCACTCAATGAAGAGTGGCGCGTGAAAGCGGAAAAAGAATACCGGGCGGCATGCCGGCTCGGTTTCGGGATTCTTCCTTGGACCCATCCTCTGTTTCCCGCCTTGTTGAAAGAACTCCCTGATCCTCCTACCTGTCTTTATTATTTGGGCGATCCTCAGCTATTGGTTAATCCGGCCGTAGCGATAGTTGGAGCGCGGAACAGTGGACGGCTGGGTATAGAATATGGTGAAAGACTGGCAGCTGATTTGTCCCGAAGCGGAATTACAGTTGTTTCAGGGTTTGCAAAGGGAGTTGACTCCTGTGTGCATGAGGCGGCACTGCAAGGCGTAGGATCAACTGTAGCTGTACTCGGTACCGGTCTTGATTTTGATACATATCCGGTGGACAGTGGTTGGTTGCGCAGCAGAATTGTGGAATCGGGTCTTATGATTTCTGAATTCCCACCGGGGACAAAACCTTTTGCCCGTAATTTCCCTTTCCGCAACCGCCTGATAAGCGGGTTGGGGCTTGGAGTTGTTGTGGTAGAGGCGGATATAGCCAGTGGAAGTCTTGTAACCGCACGGCTGGCCGGAGAACAGGGCCGGGAAGTTATGGCTATGCCCGGGCCAAGCGGTGACAGTAACTTTGCCGGATGTCTTAAATTGATTAAGGAAGGCGCGACACTTGTGGAAACCGCCGAAGATGTCTTATTAAATATAAGGCACATGCTAGAGACCTCTGTTAAAAAAAGTGGTCCTGCCGTAACAAATGATTATTCCGTAAAGAAGACAATTAAAAGCTGTCCGCAGAGGTCTGAGATAGAGATACCGAAGCCTGCTGAGAGTCTGTCTGTCCTGGATATTTCAGCTTTAGAGCCCCCTGAATGCGATATCGCTCTTGCTCTTGAAAAAGGGGGGAAGATGCATATTGATGAAATATGCCGTGCCGCGGGCCTTGACGTTTCCATCGTCGGAGCGATGATACTCGGCATGGAAGTAAAGGGAATGGTTGTGCGCTTTCCCGGCATGTATTATGATTTAAAGCGTTGTTGA
- the ybgF gene encoding tol-pal system protein YbgF, with amino-acid sequence MQYIRILLVAILSLGISGCFASKQPEQPAWGGSEEWRLKSLEENFLNFKEGLRQQNDLIESNHKDTTAQIEKLENRLGELDKTLAELKENQQKMMAVKVEEAVAPEETATTEVVMGGNSSTEEKPWMVVPGENPAPVQTASKPAVSTPVPSAASGPSVGNDDLYKEGVRLVMNDQPVKARVLLEKYLAANPSAKLAPNALYWIGETYYSEKGFAQSILKFKEVSRRFPKASKVPAAMLKIGLAYDKLGDRENALFYLRTLIEEYPKSDPAKIGRERLRTIEG; translated from the coding sequence ATGCAGTACATACGTATCCTTCTTGTTGCAATTCTGTCCTTAGGAATTTCCGGATGTTTTGCCTCTAAGCAGCCTGAGCAACCAGCGTGGGGCGGCAGTGAAGAGTGGCGCTTGAAGAGCCTTGAAGAGAATTTCCTTAATTTCAAAGAAGGACTGCGGCAGCAGAATGACCTGATTGAAAGCAATCATAAAGATACCACAGCACAGATTGAAAAGCTCGAAAACAGGCTTGGCGAACTGGATAAGACTCTTGCCGAGCTTAAGGAAAATCAGCAGAAGATGATGGCTGTGAAGGTTGAAGAGGCTGTTGCCCCGGAAGAAACCGCTACGACTGAAGTTGTTATGGGAGGAAATTCCAGCACAGAGGAAAAGCCGTGGATGGTTGTGCCCGGCGAGAATCCTGCTCCTGTGCAGACAGCATCCAAACCTGCTGTTTCAACTCCGGTCCCTTCAGCTGCATCCGGACCATCTGTAGGCAATGACGATCTGTACAAAGAAGGGGTACGACTGGTCATGAATGATCAGCCGGTGAAAGCCCGTGTTCTGCTGGAGAAATACTTGGCAGCTAACCCTTCTGCCAAGCTTGCCCCCAATGCCTTGTACTGGATTGGTGAGACATACTATTCTGAAAAGGGTTTCGCCCAGTCTATTCTCAAATTTAAGGAAGTAAGCAGACGTTTTCCCAAGGCTTCCAAAGTACCTGCTGCTATGCTCAAGATAGGGCTTGCCTATGATAAACTCGGTGACCGTGAAAATGCCTTATTCTACTTGCGAACCCTGATCGAGGAGTATCCAAAGTCCGATCCGGCAAAAATTGGGCGTGAGCGTCTTCGCACCATTGAAGGCTAG
- a CDS encoding Hpt domain-containing protein, whose translation MSQDFMDPEIFADFIIEAKEHLETIEPNLLELENNPENLDLLNEIFRPMHSLKGASGFLGLNIINGLAHKAENILDELRKGEIAVTSEIMDVILAATDLLRKLIDNLDELGNEGEVNTSETIGRIDAIMAGETPAPVNQVKAAPEPEPEPEIEPEPELEVTEPEPVEESEVEVEEDLPQTQIDQESTMADTGRKQAFQFVAIVNEDVEPYKLTTVGEGHLADFLEEAHEIIENLTNGLLELEQDHEDNDDLINDIFRYFHNLKGNSGIIGFRELNSLTHEAETLLNKVRKGEVAATRSMIDLLLAVVDGIESLIAHVSPKTGDVQPLDIDQLVTPLQEAVEKGEVVASEELEEEPEEDTEEPLEEIDPEEDNLDPEDVAIFEQTVHQQIDNIGLALKTLGEDATQKDYIDGLYRSLVSIQNSAGYMGFDSLKEYAERTAGLVDQARSSDMDFGLMLDLLRQECGIIEEMIDSAIAELKVGEDNAEEAVSEPEEAPKPAPAPAPAPKPKPKPAPAPKPEPKPEPQEAPKPAPKAEARPVAKAPAKPAPPKTAVKPIEAKAKPKAATGAPVKSSKPKAMSTIRVDHQKLDHLMNLIGELIISRGRYTMLARGLEEGHLEVPVVAQQLTETTYALSRISDDLQDTIMKVRMVAVQTVFSRFPRLVRDLSRKSGKRVELITEGEETELDKSVVEEIGDPLVHLIRNSVDHGLEPEEERIANGKTSQGHVWLRAYHKGNSVAIEVEDDGRGIDPEKMRNVAIKKGLISPEEARNLDDREAIELIFAPGFSSAEKVTDISGRGVGMDVVRNNIKDLKGSVHIASEVGKGSKFTLTLPLTLAIIDALMVQINGANYAIPLDAVSETTKIEAERLTEVNNRKAVTLRGEVLGIAELAELLEQPVSDPDREVLPVVIVHDNERRLGLVVDRLLERQEIVIKPLGNYLNGFDLKGVSGATIMGDGSVVLILDPHEIYSMATVKSGSIQ comes from the coding sequence ATGAGCCAGGATTTCATGGATCCTGAAATTTTTGCAGATTTCATTATTGAAGCTAAAGAGCATCTCGAAACGATTGAACCCAACCTGCTTGAGCTTGAGAACAATCCCGAGAATCTTGATCTTCTCAATGAAATTTTTCGGCCGATGCATTCCCTTAAGGGGGCATCAGGCTTTCTCGGGTTAAATATTATTAACGGGCTGGCCCATAAAGCGGAAAACATTCTTGATGAACTCCGTAAGGGTGAAATTGCAGTTACGTCTGAAATTATGGATGTCATTCTTGCTGCGACAGATTTGTTGCGCAAGTTGATTGATAATTTAGATGAACTTGGCAATGAGGGTGAAGTTAATACCTCTGAAACAATTGGAAGAATTGATGCTATAATGGCCGGTGAAACCCCTGCCCCGGTGAATCAGGTTAAAGCAGCACCTGAGCCGGAACCTGAGCCTGAGATTGAACCGGAACCAGAGCTGGAAGTGACTGAGCCTGAGCCGGTCGAAGAAAGTGAAGTTGAAGTCGAAGAAGATTTGCCGCAGACCCAAATTGATCAGGAGTCCACTATGGCCGACACAGGACGTAAACAGGCTTTTCAGTTTGTAGCTATCGTGAATGAGGACGTCGAACCTTACAAGTTGACAACTGTAGGTGAAGGTCATCTTGCTGATTTTCTCGAAGAAGCCCATGAAATCATCGAGAATCTGACAAACGGGTTATTGGAACTTGAGCAGGATCATGAAGATAATGACGATCTTATCAATGATATCTTCAGGTATTTCCATAATCTTAAGGGGAACAGCGGAATCATAGGATTTCGTGAATTGAATTCATTGACCCACGAAGCAGAAACCCTTCTGAACAAAGTTCGCAAGGGGGAAGTGGCCGCAACACGTTCCATGATCGATTTGCTGCTCGCTGTAGTAGATGGCATTGAATCCCTTATAGCCCATGTTTCACCGAAGACAGGAGATGTTCAGCCTCTGGATATAGATCAGCTGGTTACTCCGTTGCAGGAAGCGGTGGAAAAGGGTGAAGTTGTAGCTTCCGAAGAGCTGGAAGAAGAGCCTGAAGAGGACACAGAAGAGCCGTTGGAAGAGATAGATCCGGAAGAAGACAATCTTGATCCCGAAGATGTTGCAATTTTCGAACAGACAGTTCACCAGCAGATAGATAACATTGGTCTGGCTTTGAAAACTCTTGGCGAGGATGCCACCCAAAAAGATTACATTGACGGGCTCTACAGAAGTCTTGTTTCCATCCAGAATTCAGCCGGCTACATGGGTTTTGATAGCTTGAAGGAATACGCTGAGCGTACAGCCGGTCTGGTAGATCAGGCCCGCTCTTCTGATATGGATTTTGGGCTCATGCTAGACCTGTTGAGACAGGAATGCGGAATCATCGAAGAAATGATTGATTCAGCCATTGCCGAGCTTAAGGTTGGCGAGGATAACGCTGAGGAAGCGGTGTCTGAGCCGGAGGAAGCTCCTAAGCCTGCCCCGGCTCCCGCGCCCGCGCCTAAGCCTAAGCCTAAGCCTGCCCCAGCTCCAAAGCCGGAACCGAAACCGGAACCGCAAGAAGCCCCTAAACCAGCTCCGAAGGCAGAAGCTAGGCCTGTGGCTAAAGCTCCTGCTAAGCCGGCTCCGCCCAAGACGGCTGTAAAGCCGATTGAAGCCAAAGCTAAGCCTAAGGCTGCAACAGGCGCCCCGGTTAAGAGCTCAAAACCAAAAGCCATGTCTACAATCAGGGTAGACCACCAGAAGCTTGACCATCTTATGAACCTGATTGGTGAGCTTATTATCAGCAGGGGACGTTACACGATGCTGGCCCGTGGTCTTGAGGAAGGCCATCTTGAAGTTCCTGTCGTTGCCCAGCAGCTGACAGAGACAACATACGCGTTGTCCAGAATTTCCGATGACCTGCAGGATACGATCATGAAGGTCCGTATGGTCGCTGTTCAGACTGTTTTCTCCAGATTTCCCCGTTTGGTTCGCGACCTCAGCCGCAAGAGCGGCAAGCGGGTTGAGTTGATTACCGAAGGCGAAGAGACTGAACTCGATAAGAGTGTTGTCGAGGAAATCGGCGATCCTCTTGTCCATCTGATAAGAAACTCTGTAGACCATGGACTTGAGCCGGAGGAAGAGCGTATCGCCAACGGCAAAACTTCACAGGGTCATGTCTGGTTGCGTGCTTATCACAAGGGTAACTCTGTCGCCATTGAGGTAGAAGATGATGGACGTGGAATTGATCCTGAAAAGATGCGCAACGTCGCCATCAAGAAGGGACTCATTTCACCGGAAGAAGCCCGAAACCTTGATGACCGGGAAGCTATTGAACTGATTTTCGCTCCGGGATTTTCCTCAGCTGAGAAGGTCACTGATATTTCCGGACGAGGAGTTGGGATGGATGTTGTACGGAACAACATCAAAGACCTTAAAGGTAGTGTTCATATCGCATCTGAAGTGGGCAAGGGGTCCAAGTTTACCCTGACACTGCCTCTGACTCTGGCCATCATTGATGCGCTCATGGTTCAGATCAATGGCGCAAACTACGCCATTCCTCTTGATGCTGTTTCTGAAACTACCAAGATCGAAGCTGAAAGACTTACCGAAGTCAATAATCGTAAGGCTGTCACTTTACGTGGGGAAGTCCTCGGTATTGCTGAATTAGCCGAGTTGCTGGAACAGCCTGTCAGTGACCCGGACCGTGAGGTTCTGCCGGTTGTTATCGTCCATGATAACGAGCGCCGGCTGGGACTTGTTGTTGACAGATTGCTTGAGCGTCAGGAGATCGTTATTAAGCCGCTTGGTAATTACCTAAACGGTTTTGATCTCAAGGGTGTGTCCGGCGCAACTATTATGGGTGACGGTAGCGTTGTGCTTATCCTTGACCCTCATGAAATTTACAGTATGGCAACCGTAAAAAGCGGATCCATCCAGTAA
- a CDS encoding response regulator: MPKHILIVDDSKTVRNLVAFIMKKEGFKVTTAEDGLDGLEKLYSLDKVDLIISDVNMPRMDGFTYIKTVREQDAYKDIPIIVLSTEGQEKDIQTGLSLGANLYMVKPAQPEKMVKNIKMLLG; the protein is encoded by the coding sequence ATGCCTAAACATATTCTGATAGTGGACGATTCAAAGACTGTAAGGAATCTCGTCGCCTTCATTATGAAAAAGGAAGGGTTCAAGGTTACCACAGCAGAAGATGGCTTGGACGGCCTAGAAAAGCTTTACAGTCTGGATAAGGTTGATTTAATCATTTCTGATGTCAATATGCCCAGAATGGACGGCTTTACTTACATAAAAACAGTGCGTGAGCAGGATGCCTACAAAGATATTCCGATAATTGTGCTTTCCACTGAAGGTCAGGAAAAAGATATTCAGACCGGACTCAGCCTCGGGGCCAACTTATATATGGTTAAGCCCGCACAGCCTGAAAAGATGGTCAAAAATATCAAGATGCTTCTTGGGTAA